The following are from one region of the Paenalkalicoccus suaedae genome:
- a CDS encoding potassium-transporting ATPase subunit F, whose translation MNVFIFIVAISVVAYLFYALVHAENI comes from the coding sequence ATGAACGTTTTTATTTTTATCGTCGCTATTTCCGTAGTTGCATATCTCTTTTATGCACTCGTTCACGCAGAAAACATTTAG
- the kdpA gene encoding potassium-transporting ATPase subunit KdpA yields MLTFLSIAIPILILFLVAKPFGNYLASIFDYESGTASKSDKLFLPFERMVYRLSGLHTRSQTWREYALALLATNTLMIVVIYIIFRFQGIMPLNPEEVGSMEASLAFNTAISFMTNTNLQHYSGESSLSYLSQMIAILFMMFAAPASALAICMSFIRGITGKSLGNYFVDLIRGITRILLPISIVFGLAFVALGVPQTLGGPVEVETIQGSVQEVALGPVGSFLSIKELGNNGGGYFGVNSAHPFENPSGFSNMLQVILMFLVTASLPLAYGKMAGNSKQGWVLYIAMWLMFAVLSLVAVSGEYSGNPLMEPLGVAESQPNMEGKEVRFTPAESAMYAVTTTATETGAVNNMHDSLTPLSGLVTLSNMMLNTIFGGIGAGFMNVIMYAMIAVFITGLMIGRTPEFLGKKIESNEMKIISIVMLLHPLLILGFSALALSTEAGSSAISNEGFHGISQIVYEYSSSAANNGSGFEGLGDDTLFWNITTAIVMFIGRFLPLIAMLAVANALLNKKEVPVSTGTFRTDEPIFGGLFIMSTVVVGALTFFPTLVIGPIAEWVTLYL; encoded by the coding sequence ATGCTAACTTTTTTATCCATAGCAATTCCCATTCTGATTCTTTTTTTAGTAGCAAAGCCTTTTGGGAATTATTTAGCAAGTATTTTTGACTATGAAAGTGGTACAGCATCAAAAAGCGACAAGTTATTTTTACCATTTGAGCGAATGGTATATAGGCTAAGTGGACTTCATACTCGTTCACAAACATGGAGAGAATATGCATTAGCATTACTCGCAACAAATACATTGATGATTGTTGTTATTTACATCATCTTTCGCTTTCAAGGGATTATGCCTCTAAATCCAGAGGAGGTAGGTTCAATGGAAGCATCCTTAGCATTTAATACTGCTATAAGCTTCATGACGAATACTAACCTTCAGCATTACAGTGGCGAATCTAGTTTAAGCTATCTATCTCAAATGATCGCAATTTTATTCATGATGTTTGCGGCTCCTGCTTCTGCCTTAGCCATTTGTATGTCTTTTATCAGAGGTATTACAGGAAAGTCTTTAGGTAACTATTTCGTCGATTTAATCAGAGGTATTACTCGCATTTTATTACCTATCTCGATCGTGTTTGGATTAGCTTTCGTAGCTTTAGGTGTCCCTCAAACATTAGGTGGTCCTGTTGAAGTAGAAACTATTCAAGGTAGCGTTCAAGAGGTTGCTTTAGGACCAGTGGGATCCTTTTTATCAATTAAAGAACTCGGTAACAACGGTGGTGGCTATTTTGGAGTAAACTCCGCCCACCCATTCGAAAACCCGAGTGGATTTAGTAATATGCTACAAGTCATTTTAATGTTTTTAGTCACCGCTTCCCTACCTTTAGCTTATGGGAAAATGGCAGGGAACTCGAAGCAAGGTTGGGTGCTATATATAGCTATGTGGCTTATGTTTGCAGTTTTATCCTTGGTCGCAGTTAGCGGTGAATACAGTGGTAATCCGCTCATGGAACCACTTGGAGTAGCAGAGTCTCAACCTAATATGGAAGGGAAGGAAGTACGCTTTACTCCTGCTGAATCAGCAATGTATGCAGTAACAACTACAGCTACAGAAACTGGGGCTGTAAACAATATGCATGATTCATTAACTCCGCTAAGTGGGTTGGTAACCTTAAGCAACATGATGTTAAATACGATCTTTGGTGGCATAGGCGCAGGGTTTATGAATGTAATTATGTACGCAATGATAGCTGTCTTTATTACAGGTTTAATGATAGGGCGAACACCAGAATTCTTAGGTAAAAAAATAGAAAGCAACGAGATGAAGATTATCTCAATCGTTATGTTGCTTCACCCTTTATTAATACTAGGGTTTTCTGCTTTAGCTTTAAGCACGGAAGCTGGAAGCTCTGCTATTTCAAACGAAGGGTTTCATGGTATTAGCCAAATCGTTTATGAATATTCTTCTTCAGCTGCTAATAACGGATCCGGCTTTGAAGGATTAGGTGATGATACTCTTTTTTGGAACATAACTACGGCAATTGTCATGTTTATCGGAAGATTTCTACCGCTCATTGCTATGTTAGCAGTCGCTAATGCCTTATTAAACAAAAAAGAAGTTCCAGTATCTACCGGTACCTTCCGGACAGATGAACCAATTTTTGGTGGGTTATTTATAATGAGCACAGTTGTGGTAGGAGCTTTAACCTTCTTCCCAACATTAGTTATTGGACCAATTGCGGAATGGGTAACACTTTATCTCTAA